The following are from one region of the Oligoflexia bacterium genome:
- a CDS encoding TolC family protein, which produces MKKSCILRTSLAVVLVPLIIFVSPPIFAQSSTKVSFEELPKLIQERNNHYKGARKFLEASGQKTGHLVRSYLPTLKAEVGGETFKRGTHSEMSQPYGAIGANINLFRGGKDKLEDDILDKNLELSKSETESIYEVELAKARRAFWNLVYQKELLRILKAAEEQNQMNLEAAVRRIKAGAATETDRLDFEMESTKFEQDIARLNLGIKNSMRELKVLIGLSETSQLETPEQIPHQHEDQLLKMSVNAQNLREVRSLIANQEISENKKSQYYRWWVPNIDLYGAYGLHTFREIENVDQQNRKETVFGIKLTLDIFDGFQSKVAGSAHSLEAEGFRLEANQVSKELKARIDGAQDELKLTHDLIHSAEKILEQGKKYLQRTLSEYSRGVKNSPDVLGANQRFIEYQRRAIELKKDYQLAKTDLLAVLGQ; this is translated from the coding sequence ATGAAAAAGAGCTGTATTTTAAGAACGAGTCTAGCCGTAGTTCTTGTGCCATTGATAATTTTTGTGAGCCCCCCAATATTTGCTCAAAGTTCAACGAAAGTGAGTTTTGAAGAACTACCAAAGCTCATACAAGAGCGAAACAATCACTACAAGGGGGCTAGAAAGTTTCTAGAAGCATCAGGGCAAAAGACGGGGCATCTCGTAAGAAGCTATTTGCCCACACTTAAAGCTGAAGTAGGTGGTGAAACTTTTAAGCGAGGAACTCACTCTGAAATGTCTCAGCCTTATGGAGCAATAGGTGCCAATATCAATCTCTTTCGAGGTGGTAAGGACAAACTAGAAGATGACATTCTAGATAAAAATTTAGAGCTTTCAAAAAGTGAAACTGAGAGCATTTATGAAGTGGAGCTTGCTAAAGCAAGAAGAGCCTTTTGGAATCTTGTTTACCAAAAAGAGTTACTTCGAATTTTGAAAGCAGCTGAAGAGCAAAATCAAATGAACTTAGAAGCTGCGGTGAGAAGAATCAAAGCAGGCGCTGCCACAGAAACTGATCGCCTTGATTTTGAGATGGAGAGCACAAAATTTGAACAAGACATCGCAAGATTAAATCTTGGAATCAAAAATTCAATGAGAGAATTAAAAGTTCTCATTGGTTTATCTGAAACGTCTCAATTGGAAACACCTGAGCAAATACCCCATCAACACGAAGACCAGCTTTTAAAGATGTCTGTAAATGCACAGAACCTTAGAGAGGTACGTTCTCTCATAGCTAATCAAGAAATTTCAGAGAATAAAAAGTCTCAATACTATAGATGGTGGGTACCAAATATTGACCTCTATGGAGCTTATGGACTTCATACATTTCGAGAAATAGAAAACGTAGATCAACAAAACCGTAAAGAGACAGTTTTTGGAATTAAACTTACTCTTGATATTTTTGATGGCTTTCAATCTAAAGTGGCGGGCTCTGCACATTCACTAGAAGCTGAAGGTTTTAGACTTGAAGCTAATCAGGTGTCAAAGGAGCTTAAAGCTCGCATCGATGGGGCTCAAGATGAGTTAAAGTTGACCCATGACCTCATTCATTCGGCTGAAAAGATTTTGGAACAAGGGAAAAAGTATTTGCAAAGAACTCTTTCGGAATATTCGCGCGGAGTAAAGAATTCCCCTGACGTATTAGGTGCCAATCAAAGATTTATTGAGTATCAAAGACGTGCCATTGAGTTAAAAAAAGATTATCAGCTCGCAAAGACTGATCTTTTGGCAGTATTGGGGCAGTAA
- a CDS encoding efflux RND transporter permease subunit has protein sequence MLDGVIRFSLRHRMLVLAITAFVLVYGWLVLQKLPVDVFPDLNRPTVNVITDAHGMAPEEVEVVITKPIEAVLNGTSGVTKIYSSSTTGISVVRVEFDWGTDLRFARLAVSERLQLARERMPKGVSPFLSPTSSIMGEIQMIGLTAKDQTKLSELRALADWTIRPRLLTIPGVSQIGIIGGDQLQAQVLVNADKLRKKQINILELKERLSKLSEASSGGFIADSDKEWLIRNFGRILNHDEIAQTAVGMHFGYPVLLKDVATVEFAPAPKRGDASISNRPGVILMVQKQGTADTIKLSEQIDAALNDLKNGLPPDVEIHSSLFKQADFIKNAVGNVKEALRDGSIMVALVLILFLLNFRTTVITLTALPVSLLITAIVFYLFGIGINTMTLGGLAIAIGELVDDAIVDVENVFRRLRENRSLPNPKPTLRVVFEASREIRNSIVLATIIVVLVFIPLFALSGVEGRLFTPIGIAYVISLIASLVVSLTLTPVLCSYLLGKAKSGDEKDSWLVQKLKSLDKSILERSLENPTKVICGAGVAVFLALLAIPFMGANFLPSFNEGSAMIEVETRAGISLEASSRLAMQVEQALLKIPEVVSTGRRTGRAEEDDHAAGINHSEFEVLLKDLDRPRSEVLSEMRGKIKPLIPADGYFSISQPITHRLDHVLSGVKSQVAIKILGPDLRILRHQSAEIKEAIKDVSGIVDLRVEGQVLFPQYKIYAMRPDIAKYGIIPGDLMESLEAMLQGVPVTKIIEKDRFIDVYLRLDEPSRKDINAIKTVPVHVLPTGKVVQLGEVADIFETSGPNVIERENLQRRIAIPFNTVGRDLESVIRDVKAKIKEKIKLPQGYFIEIGGQYENQKQATKMVTLLGLVSVLGIFFVLFAHFKSIPIALQIMVNIPLALIGAVIAIFLSDRTISIATLVAFVTLCGIASRNGIMMISHYIHLMKEEGEVFSKQMVIRGSLERLVPVLMTAFSAILALMPLVMAADEAGKEILHPVAVVIVGGLLSSTLLDIFVTPAIFYKFGKKSAERLVNKQPEDEALEV, from the coding sequence ATGCTTGATGGCGTAATACGATTTTCTTTAAGACATCGAATGCTGGTTTTAGCAATCACAGCCTTTGTACTCGTGTATGGCTGGCTTGTTCTTCAAAAACTTCCAGTGGATGTCTTTCCTGACCTTAATCGGCCAACAGTAAACGTCATCACAGATGCTCACGGCATGGCCCCTGAAGAAGTCGAAGTCGTTATTACAAAGCCTATTGAAGCTGTTCTTAACGGAACATCCGGAGTTACAAAAATTTATTCCTCCTCAACGACGGGAATTTCAGTTGTTCGTGTTGAGTTTGATTGGGGAACTGATCTCAGGTTTGCAAGACTTGCTGTAAGCGAACGACTTCAGTTGGCTCGTGAGAGAATGCCTAAGGGTGTAAGCCCCTTTTTATCGCCGACCTCATCTATTATGGGTGAAATTCAAATGATTGGTTTAACGGCCAAAGATCAGACTAAACTTTCTGAACTTAGAGCATTAGCTGATTGGACAATCAGACCACGACTTTTAACAATTCCTGGTGTCTCACAAATTGGAATAATAGGTGGGGATCAGCTTCAAGCCCAGGTCTTAGTGAATGCTGACAAGCTTCGAAAAAAACAAATCAACATTTTAGAACTCAAAGAAAGATTATCTAAGCTCTCTGAAGCTTCAAGCGGTGGTTTCATTGCCGATTCTGATAAAGAATGGCTTATCAGAAACTTTGGACGCATTCTTAATCACGATGAAATTGCTCAAACGGCCGTTGGTATGCACTTTGGTTATCCAGTACTCTTAAAAGATGTGGCGACGGTTGAATTTGCTCCTGCTCCTAAACGAGGAGACGCCTCAATCTCAAATCGACCTGGCGTTATTCTAATGGTGCAAAAACAAGGAACCGCCGACACCATTAAACTCTCAGAACAAATTGATGCAGCCCTTAATGATTTAAAAAATGGATTACCACCAGATGTTGAGATTCACTCAAGTCTTTTTAAACAAGCAGATTTTATAAAAAATGCTGTGGGCAATGTTAAAGAAGCCCTTAGAGACGGCTCCATCATGGTCGCTCTTGTTTTGATTTTATTTCTCTTAAATTTCAGAACAACCGTAATCACTCTAACTGCACTTCCAGTTTCTTTGCTTATAACAGCTATAGTTTTTTATCTCTTTGGCATTGGAATCAACACGATGACTCTTGGAGGTTTGGCTATCGCAATTGGGGAATTAGTTGATGACGCCATTGTCGATGTTGAAAACGTATTTAGAAGGCTTAGAGAAAATCGAAGCCTTCCAAATCCAAAACCCACATTAAGAGTAGTCTTTGAGGCATCACGAGAGATTAGAAATTCTATTGTTTTAGCGACCATTATCGTCGTTCTCGTATTTATTCCACTTTTTGCACTTTCTGGAGTTGAAGGAAGACTTTTTACTCCCATAGGAATCGCTTATGTTATTTCTCTTATAGCCTCACTTGTCGTTTCGCTTACCCTCACCCCAGTTCTGTGCTCTTACTTATTAGGTAAAGCAAAATCTGGTGATGAAAAAGATTCTTGGCTTGTTCAGAAACTAAAATCTCTTGATAAAAGTATTTTAGAACGCTCCCTTGAAAATCCCACAAAAGTTATTTGTGGCGCAGGTGTTGCTGTTTTTCTTGCACTTCTTGCAATTCCTTTTATGGGAGCTAATTTCCTCCCATCTTTTAATGAAGGAAGTGCAATGATTGAAGTTGAAACAAGAGCGGGTATTTCACTTGAAGCTTCAAGTCGACTTGCTATGCAAGTTGAACAAGCTCTCTTAAAAATTCCAGAAGTTGTCTCAACAGGAAGAAGAACTGGCAGGGCAGAAGAAGACGACCACGCGGCTGGAATAAATCATTCGGAATTTGAGGTTTTACTAAAAGATCTAGATCGTCCACGAAGTGAAGTTCTTTCTGAAATGAGGGGTAAAATTAAACCCCTTATTCCAGCTGATGGGTACTTCAGTATCAGCCAACCCATTACTCATAGGTTAGATCATGTACTTTCAGGAGTTAAGTCTCAAGTAGCCATTAAAATCTTGGGCCCTGATCTTAGAATATTGAGACATCAATCTGCAGAAATAAAAGAAGCCATCAAAGATGTTTCAGGCATTGTTGATCTTCGAGTTGAGGGGCAAGTTCTTTTTCCTCAGTACAAGATTTACGCCATGAGACCAGACATTGCGAAATACGGCATTATTCCAGGGGATCTTATGGAATCTCTTGAAGCGATGCTTCAAGGTGTGCCTGTAACAAAGATCATTGAAAAAGATAGATTCATTGATGTTTATCTAAGACTTGATGAACCTTCTAGAAAAGATATCAATGCCATCAAAACTGTTCCTGTTCATGTTTTGCCCACTGGAAAAGTAGTTCAACTTGGAGAGGTTGCCGATATTTTTGAAACGAGTGGTCCAAATGTTATCGAGCGAGAAAACCTACAAAGGCGTATTGCAATTCCTTTTAATACTGTTGGAAGAGATTTGGAATCCGTCATTCGTGATGTAAAGGCCAAAATCAAAGAAAAAATAAAACTTCCACAAGGATATTTTATTGAGATTGGTGGACAATATGAAAATCAAAAACAAGCTACAAAGATGGTCACACTTTTAGGTTTGGTATCAGTATTGGGAATTTTCTTTGTACTCTTTGCGCACTTTAAATCTATTCCTATAGCTCTTCAAATCATGGTGAACATCCCCCTTGCACTTATCGGTGCAGTTATTGCGATCTTTTTAAGTGATCGAACTATTTCAATCGCGACTCTTGTGGCTTTTGTTACACTTTGCGGGATTGCCTCTAGAAACGGCATCATGATGATTAGTCATTACATTCATTTAATGAAAGAAGAGGGGGAGGTGTTCTCAAAACAAATGGTCATCCGTGGTTCCCTTGAAAGACTTGTCCCAGTTCTTATGACGGCGTTTTCTGCAATTTTAGCTCTTATGCCGCTAGTGATGGCTGCAGATGAAGCGGGAAAAGAAATTCTCCATCCCGTCGCTGTTGTTATTGTTGGGGGACTTTTGTCTTCAACATTGCTGGATATTTTTGTAACACCAGCAATTTTTTATAAATTTGGAAAAAAATCTGCTGAAAGATTAGTTAACAAACAACCCGAAGATGAAGCCTTGGAGGTATAA
- a CDS encoding nucleotidyltransferase domain-containing protein yields the protein MAKAKDDKKLKQIVEVLKEEFKPSRMFLFGSRADGKAHKDSDYDFVLVVPGNKKQRITNMSKARELLHQTCDVSADVFIYSQKEFDEWKDELSSIPETALNTGLEIDLGQ from the coding sequence ATGGCAAAAGCTAAAGATGATAAAAAATTAAAACAAATCGTTGAGGTTCTAAAAGAAGAATTTAAACCTTCTCGCATGTTTCTATTTGGATCTAGAGCTGATGGCAAAGCACACAAAGACAGCGATTACGATTTTGTTTTAGTTGTACCTGGTAATAAAAAGCAACGAATCACCAACATGTCTAAAGCAAGAGAGTTACTTCACCAAACCTGTGATGTGTCTGCTGATGTTTTTATTTATTCTCAAAAAGAGTTTGATGAATGGAAGGATGAGTTAAGTTCAATTCCAGAAACAGCATTGAACACAGGCCTGGAGATTGATCTTGGCCAATAA
- a CDS encoding HEPN domain-containing protein, which produces MANKKIIKEWFTLAIRDLKSAKALIQLRANHKVAAAFLAQQCVEKSIKGYLVTQDIRAPKTHDIESLAKLVAPVDQELSKRLLKAKKLTDYAVALRYPDAQKKPLTKVKAVAAVKLAHQVYDELLGLSKQVW; this is translated from the coding sequence TTGGCCAATAAAAAAATTATTAAAGAATGGTTCACTCTTGCTATTAGAGATCTTAAATCAGCCAAGGCACTCATTCAGCTTAGAGCAAATCATAAAGTTGCAGCAGCATTTCTTGCTCAGCAATGTGTTGAAAAATCCATTAAGGGATATCTTGTAACTCAAGATATCCGCGCGCCCAAAACACATGATATTGAATCCTTAGCAAAGCTCGTGGCACCTGTTGATCAAGAATTATCCAAGAGACTTCTTAAGGCAAAAAAGTTGACCGATTATGCAGTGGCTCTTAGATATCCAGATGCTCAAAAGAAACCCCTTACAAAAGTTAAGGCTGTAGCAGCAGTGAAGCTGGCTCATCAAGTTTATGATGAGCTACTAGGATTAAGTAAGCAGGTTTGGTAG